The sequence AGCAAACCTCCCTCGTTCAGAAATACTCGTCAGTGTTGGTCGAGCGATGAATCATGGAAGAAAATTCTATGCGGCGGTGCCGCACCAGACAGCCCGTGCAACACCGTGTACCCTAGTGACGCGTGTCCAATCCCTGTTGCAACCCGAGCCGATCATTGCAGCCGAGCCGATGTCCAATCTCCCAGAGCTCTACAGTATCGAGTCATATCTACCGGCTGCATGTAAAatctaattcattttttaacAGTGCTCTATTTGATGCGAGATACATAATGCCGTTACTTTTAGACACATATTTAACTACTCgttttatttaactttttttcatgattattatttattttgttgtgagatgTTGTAatcactaaaaatattttatgcatgatttatatcttatgtatgtccacaaaatttttaaataaaataaatgatcagaCGTGTTTTCAAAAGTTAATGAgatcattattaaaaaaacggagggagtaatatacaGGGGATTTTTCTAGGGTAATATACATTTTACTAAACTTTATAAATATGCCTCAACTGGtcagaaattattttttcatttgaatagGGTTGGGAAATTCCATTTTGATGACGTAGAAATCACGGTTTGAAAAGGGCTTTGAGATTACATTTTTGTTGACATATAAATCACGGAAAGTTTATAGTTCGATCAACTTCAAAAGAGAGAATTTTTAgcgcacgcaaaacgagaaagtGTATTAGCTCATTattaactataaatttaaaaaatgaatttatttgaattttttaaataacttttatatagaaattattttaaaaagacgtattatttaacaatttaaaaaacgtAAACGAGCAAGATGAAGTTTGGAGTAGAAGAAAATAACTAGGCCTAAGTAATAATCTTGCTTCGATAATCATGTTCTGGTAATTGTTTATTAGCACGAGACTGTAACTGAGGGAGACGTGGGTGTAGAAGATCGGCTTGGCTCCAAAGAGGCAAAGATGGTCTCGGGCTGCAGTAGTACATCGGACACGCGTCAATAGTCTGCGTGGTGTTGCACAGTTGATCTTGTGCGGCACTACCGCAGAAAATATTCTTCCATGAATCATCAATTTATTTGATCGTACAactacatataaatataaaaaagaagcaTGCGCTTAAGCATGTTTTTTTGGGCGTTGCTAACTGGCGCGCGCCAACTGCCTCCCCCGGCCCCAGAAGCCCATCgggctttttttctttcttttattcgcgattctttttcctttttttcgattttttcttttagttttttttctatttttctgattactttttaaaaaatctttagcacacgtattttttttcaaaatattttgagttgaaagtttttaaatcttaacttgaaaatttttaaatctgatttgaaagttttcaactcTCGACTTGAAAgatttcgaatctgagttgaaagtttttaaatctcgagttgaaagttttcaaatctgatttgaaacttttcaaatcttgacttgaaagtttttgaatctcgagttgaaaattttcgaatctcgagttgaaaatttttaaatctgagttgaaagtaaGTTTTCAAATCGGAGTTGAAAGGTTTGAAGtcggagttgaaagttttcaaatggagttgaaagttttcaaaatttttctttcaaattgaaattttcaaattcgGAGTTGAGagttgtcaaaatttaaatcgtaagtcaaaaaataaaaaatctttcTTTAATTACCCTCATTATCCTTAACTAATTGAATTAGTTACGTTAACCCTAAGTCCCGCGCGCCGCTGGCGCATACATGCCAGCTAGTCttctcgtgtttttttttcctaaaaccGCATCATTTTCAGTCCTTGAAGttgataaaaggaaaaagtccactttgactcgcTTAAATATACgtcgaatctaattcgtatccctaaaccgtaaaaccggataagACGACTCCTCGAAATATTGAAActagtgcaatttgactccctcagcagttttggagggcggttttgctgacgtggcgctgatgtggcgaTGTTGACCTAGCCTTCATCCCAcatggcgcttatgtggcattgaatttaaaaaatatctgTGGGACCCATCTGTGATTCGCacattaaaaaattgtgggCTCCACTAACatatggggtccacatgtcatcctctctatcttcttcttcttccttcctctctctcccttctctctctttctctccccctttctcttCACCTTCTCTCTTGGCGCAAtcggcggcaggggcggcgaTTCCGGGCGGTAGTTGGAGCGGACGGCCGGTGCTCCACCCGAGCGCCTTGTCCACACCCAGCGCCCCTCGCCACCACCTCGGCGTCCGCGTCCCGACGCTGCTCGTCTCGCCGTGGATCGAGACGATGCTAACACGGGCGGCGCCGAGGGAGGATTGCCTCGCCACGCTGCCGAACCCGCCGCGACTGCGGGACGCGGAAGCGGGTTGgacacgccaccgccgccgccacccacctggccacctcctcgccggtgTGGTGGGGAGCTAGACGGTagggaaaaaaaggaggaggaggccgacggTGGGAGGCTATGGGGGAAGATGCTGCACGGGAAGTTGGTCGCCGCAGGACTGCGGGGAGGCTGGTGGAGGCGCTCGTCCGACGGCGGGGTAGGCGAGCATGGCGACGGTCTCGTCTGGGATGGGGAGGCAGCGGAGCTCCGATGGCCTCCTGAAGCCAGCGAGGGCGGCAGCTCTTCGGGGTAGAGAGAAAGTGGGGAGCCCGAAGGGTGGCACGATCGTCAAGGGGAAAGAGGCGACTGGCGGTAGTGAGGGGAGAGTGGCACAATGAGCCAATGAGGAATTGCTCCGGGTGGCGTTTTGCTTGATGATGCCGATAGCTTCGAggagaaggaaaggagagaagCACAGAGACGACGACAGTGGTGGCGCGACGGCGTGGACGCGGTTCACGCGTGCGGCGGCTTCTTCGACCACATCCCCGTCCCGGTCACTTGCGCCCCTTCCCCCGACGACATCGTCAGCGCTGCCCGGTGTCTTTCGCCTTGGACCGCCTCGGCGTCCGCGTCCCGACGCTGCTCGTCTCACTGTGGATTGAGACGATGCTGACACGGGCGGCGCCTAGGGAGGACTGCCCCACCCCGCTGCCGAAGCCGGGACGCGGAAGCGGACTGGACACGCTGccgcccacctcctcgccgtcgccgtcgttccccacctccgccgctgtcGACCACCGCCGTCCCCACAGCCGCCGCTGGCCAAGGTGAAGAGagaggccgagggagagagagggagggaggaggaagaagggaaggagagggtggttgacatgtggggcccacatgtcggtgggtcccacctttttTTTGAATGACATGTTGGTCCTACaaatttttggtttttgtttttattctaatgccacgtaagcgacATGTGGGATGAAGAccgggtcaacaccgccacgtcagccaaaaccgctttCAAAACCGTTGAGAGAGTCAAATTTcattggttttaatagttggaggagtcgtcctatccggttttgcggtttaggggtacgaattagattcggccgACAAtgaagggagtcaaagtggactttttccttcgTTGAGTAAACCTGTAGTTGAGTAAGCTGCTGCGTTGGGCCACAGTCCATTAACCCAACAACAACATATTAACAATCCCAAGTAAAAGCCCATTCAATCTACACCCTAGATCTCAATCCCCATCACTCACAGCCGTCCGATCCACTCCACCCGCAACTATATAAgagctccgcctcctccgcgaaCCGGAAAACCCTAACCCTCGCAGCCGcatcgcgccaccgcctcctcctccccctccccctccggcgAGAGAGCccgcgccgttgccgccgccgccgccgccgccatggtaaGCTCCGTTCCTCTCCCGCCTCTCCCCTTTGCAGTGGTCTCTTTGCGCAGGTGCTAAGGGGAGGAATCGCgtgtgtgtgtgatttttgCAGTCGCTGATCGCGGGGGAGGATTTCCAGCACATCCTGCGTCTGCTGAACACGAACGTGGATGGGAAGCAGAAGATCATGTTCGCGCTCACCTCCATCAAGGGTGTCGGCCGCCGCTTCTCCAACATCGCATGCAAAAAGGCCGACATCGACATGAACAAGCGGTGAGCAAAACCTTCTCGCCTCACGCTCCCCCCCTCTGATCTGGGTGCTCGTTTGTGCTTTTGATGTTGTGCTGGAATGGTGCGTGGCGTTGGATCGTTATAACGAATGGTTATTGGTGTTATCGGGCTAATTTCTTACAATCAGGGAAAACTAGATAATTTGAGCATCTTTCGGTTTGTTGCTGTACATGTTGAATCCAAAGTTGTGGTTGTTTCGTTAGTTCTACTGTGATGTTAGGTGGATGGATCTTGTACTAGAGTTATTTTGTTTGGTAGTGACTATAGGACGAGTAGGGTTTACTGACTGGTGCTTTAATTTCTTTGTGGTGGATTAAGTGATAATATGAGAAATTTTCTGCGCGTTACTATGCTGCAAACTGAGTTAGATTGCTTGGaacttttagaatttatttaatAGCATGACCGTTGTAAGTTTCGGATGTATTCCTACGTGACCAGAGATTCGAACGACTGCTAATTTTGATGTGTTTATATTGATTGGCGATGATGTTGATGGCAGGGCTGATCTTTTGGCTCCAGTTAATTGCCTAATACTGTTTATTTCTGCCGTGATGTCACAAGGTGTCAGTGTATTGCAACTAGTTTCACAGTTCAGTTGAATTTATGCTGTATTTGGCTTACTAGGCCAGGAGTTGTTCGTCACTACATAGCAGTTCACAGTTATGTTAAATGGTAGGGCATTTGATTTGTTGATCTTTCTGGGACTTCATTAACTTTGGCAACCAAGATGATCAGTCTATTTTTTATGCTCATTTGGAACCtgaaaagtttaattaaataaaaatgtgtTATAGTTATCACagctatattttattttcctgtTCAGCTTGGCTTAGATAAACATAAGATGGTGATGATTTTGTGCAAAACCAAAGGACTTTTTATGTTACTAGTGAGAAAGCTAACAACTATTTTTCTCTGTAGGGCTGGTGAACTCACTCCTGAGGAGCTTGAGCGCCTCATGACTGTGGTTGCAAACCCTCGCCAGTTCAAGGTCCCTGACTGGTTTCTGAACAGGAAGAAGGACTACAAGGATGGGAGGTTCTCCCAGGTTGTTTCTAACGCCCTGGACATGAAGCTCAGGGATGACCTTGAGAGGCTGAAGAAGATCAGGTTTGGTTCTGCTTAATTTGTGCTCGCTTACCACATTTTTTAGGTTTGTAACTTGCATATGTAAGGTGCTGAACTTATACCTTTCATGCTTTTGTACACTGATAGAAATTTTAGCTAAATTTGTTCTGTTTCAATGAGATGTTTACGGCATCAACAACTGGTCATGGGAATTTGGGAATGATTCATTGCTTGTTAAACCATAATTCCATTTGTGTTAAATTTTTAGCTAAATATGAACTGTTCATGTCTTAAGTCATTCACACAGTTTAAATAATTCATTAGTATTATGATGAAGCTACTGGACTGAACTCAGTTTAAATCACATGTTTTGGTTTCGAGGCTTTGGACCGCTAACTTCTTTGGGCTTCGTTTGTACTACGATTAAGTTGAATTGAACAACTCCATTTTGTAATGCAGGAACCACCGTGGTCTTCGTCACTACTGGGGTCTCCGTGTCCGTGGTCAGCACACCAAGACTACTGGCAGGAGGGGAAAGACTGTCGGTGTCTCCAAGAAGAGATAAATTCCATGCCCATCAGCACAGCAAATGCGTTTTGCTTATCTTATGAGCGTTTCAATGATGTCAGTCTTGATAGGCAGTTTTGTTGGATGATGCTTTTGTCTAAGAAGATAGATCGTGCGTTGGAGGATTctcaaaacttttatatattgtaACTTGGTTGTTTGGTACCGCAAATTCTGAAGCCTAATTTTTTACTGGATGTGTTTCTGGTGGAGGTTACGTTTTCATATTTCATTGCTTGCCACGGTTGTGCTGTTTCAACTCTCACACGGTCGGCTAGAACGATAGGAATCGATCTTTCTCACACAAAGAAGAGGTTTTGTCCTGTCTAATCAGCCGCTAATgtcattttattaaaatttgCATTTCAGCCTAAGAGGATGATCGATGTACGCAGTTTGGTTTGTATCATGCTGATTGTGTACGAGTATTTGTTTTTCACGATAAATCTATAGGTTCGATACTTGATCGTGCGGTCTCAGTAGCTATAGTAGTACTAAAATGAAAAGGTCCCCTATGCATTGAATTCATGGAGGCAGTGTGACCTTCCCCGTTGGGTTTCAGCCCGATGAGCGTTTTAAACATTGGAGACATTTGTCACCAACAAAAGTACACTTTTGGTTTAGTTATACCGCCTTCATAAAAAATGTaagtattattttaatttctgattttttttttcaaatgagatGAATATATTTGCGGTCTcaatgtgctaaattaaattgttaacTGAAACATAATGTGTTATCTTAATACTTATAGgtttgtatttatacatatagttcCTTGGTCTTATCATATAGTGAATGAGTTAATTCTTTTTAGTcttgataataaaataaatatgtctCACTTTTGTATGGAGGGAGCAGATAATTTAAGATCTTAGCTGTGGCTCGAGTAGCTAGTAGGGACCGTATAATAAGTAAACTACTATATGCATAGTTTGAACTCCaataagatatatatttttccttaGCTTCCGTTAACACGTTtatcaaactgctaaacaagtgtgtttttataaaaaaactatcTATATCCAAGTTgctataaaaatcaaataaatctatttctaagtttttaataattaaaatttaattgatcatgtgctaatgatttaTCCTGTTTTCCTATTGGTTTAATAGAAAATCGAAAAAAACGAAGGTAGGCTAGCTATTTCAGCCGAAGATTACTATCCAAGAATATCGAGGAAATTCTTGGATTGGAGCTGCGCTTACGTACGCCCTCAGAGTCAAATATGAACCATATGATGTTCGTTAGCTAGTACCGGAAAATACCCGCTATTTCGGAAAATGTAAACCACAGTCGTTCGGGGGCGTATGGCTCTCAGCACATGAGAAGAAACAATATTTTCTACATTGAGTAAATTGCGCTCATGATACACGAACTTGTAAAGTGGATGTAATTTAGTTAAAAACTTGCAAAACTTTTATTCTAGTGTATGGTGCGTGCAAACTAGGACTTAATAGAATATCAAGACTGATTTGGCTGAGTTGGATGGTTGGCACTCACGTGACGAGGACAAGCTTGGCTGCAATGGCCAATTTTTCAGAAAACCCCTTTTGTTGTTTTGCAATACCTAATAAATTGACAACAGGAGGAAGAAATCTTCACAAAAAATAGAATATTAGGGAacgatgaaaggaaaaaaaaatcgttttgACCTAACTAAAGTACTCACTGTACACAGGAGATCGTGCTCCTTCCCATCACAACCCTAGCACCATATTGCCTCAGCGCCAGCGACAACGTCTTGCCACCGCGCCCTGCCCTAAATATTGCCGGCGCGACGTCTCCCAACAAAGCTCTATATCTAATTAATTCGTGGCCTTCCACCTTGATCCTATAGTCAATCTCTTGACTTATCTCTTTCAGATACCAACTCATTCGACGTCAGGCTATCGTGGAACTGATTAGCAGTGCGGGCATTATCGTGGGCTACAAACACAAAAGGATGAAGAGACGAATAGAACAAAGTATGAGGGGgttatttgcaaatatgtttAGGCAGCTCATGCCCCAAAACGTGTGTATGCGCTGACGTGGTATCCTAATCACATGGCAACTCAATAAGATTGGCCACACTGTCATGTTTTTGCTTGGGTTTGCACGcactaatatatttatttttttagcaaactttgataaatacataagaaatcttgtcaaaattttattaatattgtgaacttaccaaaattttagtattattaaaaatttagcAAGGTTTATTTTGACTATAATATGAACAACCACTTGAGGTAGAAGATTGAAAATCTATTAGGTGAAGGTTTAGATGAACTTGTACTAAAATACttactccgtttcacaatgtaagtcattctagtattttccacattcatattgatactaatgaatctagacatgtattAGTATCAATattaatatggaaaatgctaaaatgacttacatggtgaaacggagggagtacaataaaaataattcaaaagttaaaaagaaaatcgACTGGACGTGGCCTGCCTTGTGGGTCCCAGCATGACAGGACGGTGTTGGCCCGCGTGCTTTTGACCACCTTGTCGAATTCACCCAATTAGGAAGGCCGGCAATGCAAAGTCCTTCTCCCGGGCTTGATGGCTTCCTGTCCCGGCGGCTCCTCAGTGCGCAGCTACTAGTCCACCAGCTCTTCGTTGGGCGGCGCCCAGGACCTGGAGGCTCCAGTGCCACCTGCGCCTGCTCCTCCCTCTGCGACGACTCGTCCGATTACTCCGACCACATCGCCAATCTCGCCAACATGGAAGTTGGGTGGCAGTCGTTGTGCCATCGACCATATacagctcctcctccgcctgctcAAGTAGCTTAATTCTCCTCTTCCATCTGCTGCAGCGTCTCTCCCATAGTCTTCTCCACAGCCACAGAATGCGCAGGTTCGCCAGTCAGCCACAAAATCTCTCTCTGTCATTGTACACTGGACTCCCTATTCTGTCGTTATCGTTTACTGTTTCATTGACCGATTAACTCGCCGATTCAGGGAGGGATCTTAATTTTGTCCGGGAGGTGTGTGTTTCTGTTCACCGTATCAGGCGGCGGCATCTTCGCGGCACTCACCCAAGTCGTCACCAAAGGCTGGCCGGCTATTGCCAGGACAGCGATTGCAGCCACCACCATGTCAGACCGTCCTACATTGCACTTCCTGGCGAAGGTTGCAGCAAGAGTTTGCCTTATTCTCGGTATCATGATACTAGAGATCCCATTTATTCAGATGGCTGAAGGATTATGCGCACTTGTGCTCATGCCAATACTTATGCTGGCTACGCTCGTTATATTGGGATATATCTGGTGGTGGAGCGAGCCTAAAATCGTGCGGGAGTTGTTCTCACTACTTTGCCCTTGTTTTTTTGAGTCAGGCTCAGGTTACTCCTCAGCGCCCTGACGACATTGTGTGAAAAGAActtagggcatgttcactttgatgccattttcaactttaccaaattttactaaagttgctaaaaaagtgactatatttattttaattttggtAACTTTGGTAAATTTTGtgctgtgtaattctcaaaagaaaaaattgTTAATGGCCAAATTGGCACTTTCAATTAATCAAGACCGGGTCAAAGAAGGACTTCACGTCGTGATTTTAGGAAATTCGATTAGTAAAATTATAAACTTCTAAAGCATCAAATTGTGGTTTTGGGATATGAattgatggatcatggatgaacGGATAGAGGAGGGGAGGCTGGCAGAGGGCAGTGGAGGATGTTGATGGCATGGCACGTGTGGTTGGCCGTGCAAGCCACTGAATTTCGTCGTCGAACGGCATATTTTGCAGCATGGATAATGATAAAAAAACCCCCCAAATATCATCTTAGATTTGAGAGAATACTCCTCTCTATGAGACGATTTGTTGCaaatactactttttttttaaattcgcCTTAGTTGACattactggagaaaccatctttcgtcggtcatCCAAAAACCACAATAATCCCGGTTCGTATaggaaccggtactaaagattatttttagtccctgttaaaatttttttaatctgggactaaaggtcatttttagtcccggttcaaagaaGTTACCAGCTGGTAAGTCAGGCTCCAATtaactttagtcctggttggtataaataaccgggactaaaaatatatctttagtcccgttgTTTATCCCAACCGGAACCAAAAAATCTCCCGAGCAGTGCGCGCGCCAAGTCCTCTCTCTTGGGGACTCGGTCTTatcccctccccccttcctctctctctttaatTAGTATCGGCGCCCTTATCTTCCTCTCTCATCTCGATCCGATCGACACTCCTCCGATCCCGATCTCctatccccttcctccccttcccctctcctccccctccccgtcaagtcctctcctctctcgctgtcggggtcggcggcggcggccgggcgagagcggcggtggccgggaggGCGCGACAGCCACTGGGCTGGGAAGGCGCACGCGGCGGCCTCGCGCTCCTCTCTGCCAAatccggtggtggcggtggagcggaGGGGATGGCAGCGGCAGGCGGAGGGGATGGCAGCGGCAGGCAGATGGgagggcggtgacggcggccaGCAACGCCCTCTCCTGCGCGGATATttatcatttcttttttttaagaagaatttgtgattcattgtatggattgagatgtatagtttcttttttgagaatctgtgattcattgcatggatctgagatgtataatttatgatgtatttgatttgtggtatttgggatgttactttgatttggggatatgcattccacttgatttgggagaaaatcaCTTAGGGATTAAGTagtaagtagaaaaaaaaacaatgaaaaaaaagaaaaggaaactaACGGGACTGCCGCtgccctctttagtcccggttggtaacatcaaccgagactaaagatccaactttagtcccggttatttcaccggGAAGTGAAGATGGATATCTTTATTTTCGGATTTGTAGACCCGGTTGAAAAATCGGGACTACATGGGGTttccaaccgggattaaagaagGTTTCTCCAATAGTCGATACTCCTTCACTTTGCCAttgctcacactatattttctGTTTCCATCTGTATCATACGACTTAGCATGTCTCTTGATGGACATGGTCCCAAACACATCTTCTTTCTCAGCAACACAATGTCACACAAAGCTCATATTTATCGTATTGGAATACGTTGAAAAAACCAGCCGTTTGAAACTAAAACCTCACGAGGCAAGTGCAACGACTCATCTTCCGACACCCACTATGTTCAAGAGCGGAACTCGTAACCACCACTGCCCAACAATGTGTTAGCACGTCATGATTAGGGAGGATACCACACTCGTGTCATCAGGCCTGATCAACATGAGTGGTGACCATCTCTCACCCACTATTAGTATCCATATGACCAGATAAATTTTACGGTTCTCAAGAAATTATCTAGAGG is a genomic window of Oryza glaberrima chromosome 7, OglaRS2, whole genome shotgun sequence containing:
- the LOC127779519 gene encoding 40S ribosomal protein S18, giving the protein MSLIAGEDFQHILRLLNTNVDGKQKIMFALTSIKGVGRRFSNIACKKADIDMNKRAGELTPEELERLMTVVANPRQFKVPDWFLNRKKDYKDGRFSQVVSNALDMKLRDDLERLKKIRNHRGLRHYWGLRVRGQHTKTTGRRGKTVGVSKKR